In Plodia interpunctella isolate USDA-ARS_2022_Savannah chromosome 1, ilPloInte3.2, whole genome shotgun sequence, one DNA window encodes the following:
- the Ndae1 gene encoding sodium-driven chloride bicarbonate exchanger isoform X2 — translation METRADDDEAPTDPAARKHTHHDYTEQDFEGHRAHTVFVGVHVPARRHSHRKHKHHHRNGEKEIDRPGPPIMARVRRLSVTDDGETLTPPAQRVQFILGEDVEDGALESHPLFSEMEELVKEGDELEWKETARWIKFEEDVEEGGNRWSKPHVATLSLHSLFELRSLILNGAVILDMEANSLEQVADSVLDNMVADGSLGYDCREKVKDALLRRHRHQHEKRNHNNMSRLPLIRSLADIGRNHSSCKNFQDGGSRRSSSRSSRGSTTSPHTALLEASDTRGSYLAVPVDEGGTTGGHSHKGDFTRFLGIPNAGSTHDEGMVRSPSSISMPRNHSSGDLMNGDINHKSNTNFMRKIPPGAEASNILVGEVDFLEKTLSAFVRLKAGTIMGDLTEVPVPTRFMFVLLGPPNSNSSFHEIGRAMATLMSDEIFHEVAYRARKRDHLLAGIDEFLDAVTVLPPGEWDPAIRIEPPAAIPSQDPRKRPNDNNSKEEPDEEEEEQKQREESGLARSGKLFGGLINDLKRKKPWYWSDFKDALAIQCIASWIFLYFACLSPIITFGGLLGEATGKNMAAMESLISGFVCGMGYGFFSGQPLTILGSTGPVLVFETIVFEFCKQAGWDYMSFRFCIGTWITIILIILVAIDASAFVCYITRFTEENFATLIAFIFIYKAVENVISIGKKYPLKTRPDEVLNYECYCLPTNYSRVPEHFNWTTVDKASCQLYNGTLAGGGCDTKVYVPDVYLMSIILFLGTFIISVILKDFKNSLFFPSKIRQVISDFSVIIAILSMSFLDYKVGVKTPKLEVPSEFKPTLPTRNWIITPFNGNPFYSALVAILPALLGTILIFMDQQITAVIVNRKENKLKKGCGYHLDLFVLAILIQICSVMGLPWFVAATVLSINHVNSLKVESECAAPGEKPQFLGVREQRVTHILIFLTIGCSVVLTPILSHIPMPVLFGVFLYMGAASLKGLQFFDRILIMFMPQKYQPDHMFLRQVPIRRVHIFTAIQLTCLVCLWVIKSFSMTSILFPLMLVVMIGIRKSLDLFFTRRELKILDDVMPEMTKRNQDELRELGDVEDATKTNPPAYQENLQIPLINGNIMNIPLASINISEEVNKTGIWKQVNNSNKSKNKNDTKEHKHKSSKKNIYNSSNKHKKLTKTTLSEIERRLSTMDELEEEDSSKNELLKRKESWSSSKRSESRKNSTSAETSV, via the exons TGACACCACCAGCTCAACGAGTCCAATTCATATTGGGAGAAGACGTTGAAGATGGAGCACTTGAATCACATCCATTGTTCTCGGAAATGGAGGAATTGGTCAAGGAAGGCGATGAACTCGAATGGAAAGAGACTGCACGATGGATTAAATTTGAAGAAGATGTCGAAGAAGGTGGAAACCGATGGTCGAAACCACACGTTGCAACATTGTCCCTTCATTCGCTCTTCGAACTGAGAAGTCTGATTTTAAACGGAGCTGTTATATTGGATATGGAAGCGAATTCATTAGAGCAAGTTGCTGATAGTGTACTGGATAATATGGTAGCAGATGGTTCCTTAGGATATGATTGTAGAGAAAAAGTTAAAGATGCTTTGTTGAGGAGACATAGGCATCAACATGAGAAACGAAATCACAACAACATGTCCAGACTTCCTCTTATACGTTCATTGGCAGACATTGGAAGGAATCATTCATCGTgtaaaa ATTTCCAGGACGGTGGCTCTCGACGCTCCAGTTCCCGGAGTAGTCGGGGGTCTACCACGTCTCCCCACACGGCCCTTCTTGAAGCCAGCGATACCAGAGGATCATATCTAGCCGTTCCAG TGGACGAAGGCGGTACTACAGGGGGACATTCTCACAAAGGAGATTTCACTCGTTTCCTAGGCATCCCTAACGCGG gttCCACGCACGATGAAGGAATGGTAAGAAGTCCAAGTAGCATATCGATGCCAAGAAATCATAGCTCAGGCGATCTGATGAACGGAGATATAAACCACAAAAGTAATACAAACTTCATGAGGAAAATACCACCAGGTGCTGAAGCATCAAACATATTGGTTGGTGAAGTAGATTTCCTTGAAAAAACACTTTCAGCTTTCGTGAGATTGAAGGCTGGAACGATAATGGGAGATCTAACAGAAGTACCAGTGCCAACACgctttatgtttgttttgctCGGACCGCCTAATAGTAATTCTAGTTTTCATGAGATCGGAAGAGCGATGGCTACTCTTATGTCCGACGAAATATTCCATGAAGTAGCTTACCGCGCCAGAAAAAGAGATCATTTATTAGCAGGGATAGACGAATTTCTTGACGCCGTTACTGTTTTACCCCCTGGAGAATGGGATCCAGCCATCCGTATTGAACCACCAGCAGCAATCCCCTCACAAGATCCTCGGAAACGTCCTAATGATAACAATTCAAAAGAGGAGCCTGATGAGGAGGAAgaagaacaaaaacaaagagaAGAATCGGGATTAGCTAGGTCTGGGAAACTGTTCGGAGGTCTAATAAATGACCTCAAAAGGAAGAAACCTTGGTACTGGTCTGACTTTAAAGACGCTTTAGCTATTCAATGCATTGCGTCTTGGATTTTCCTGTATTTTGCTTGTTTGTCGCCTATTATCACCTTTGGAGGATTATTGGGTGAAGCGACAGGAAAAAATATGGCCGCTATGGAATCTTTGATCTCAGGATTTGTGTGCGGCATGGGATACGGTTTCTTTTCAGGACAACCCTTAACAATTTTAGGTTCAACAGGGCCCGTGTTGGTTTTCGaaacaattgtttttgaattttgtaagCAAGCGGGCTGGGATTACATGTCATTTAGGTTTTGCATCGGGACATGGATTACAATTATTCTCATAATACTGGTGGCGATTGATGCAAGTGCATTTGTTTGCTACATAACGAGATTTACAGAGGAGAATTTTGCAACTTTGATagcattcatatttatttataag gctgtagaaaatgtaatttctatCGGGAAAAAGTATCCACTAAAGACACGCCCTGATGAGGTTCTCAATTATGAGTGCTACTGTTTGCCGACCAATTACTCCAGAGTGCCAGAGCACTTTAATTGGACTACAGTAGATAAAGCGTCCTGTCAG TTGTATAACGGAACTTTGGCGGGAGGAGGCTGTGACACGAAAGTTTACGTACCagatgtttatttaatgtcaattatactatttttgggtacatttattatttctgttaTCTTGAAAGACTTTAAAAACTCTCTCTTCTTTCCTTCTAAG atCCGGCAAGTCATCAGTGACTTTTCTGTTATCATAGCCATTTTATCAATGTCCTTCTTGGACTATAAAGTTGGCGTCAAAACACCTAAACTGGAAGTTCCGTCGGAGTTCAAACCAACGCTTCCTACTAGAAATTGGATAATTACACCATTCAATGGCAATCCTTTCTATTCTGCTTTAGTTGCAATACTACCGGCGCTTCTTGGAACTATACTCATATTCATGGATCAGCAGATAACGGCTGTGATTGTAAATAGAAAAGAgaacaaactaaaaaaaggatgTGGATACCACTTGGATCTTTTTGTATTGGCAATTTTAATACAGATTTGTTCTGTAATGGGACTACCGTGGTTTGTTGCTGCAACTGTCCTAAGCATCAATCATGTCAATTCTCTAAAAGTTGAATCAGAATGCGCAGCGCCTGGAGAAAAGCCACAATTCTTAGGGGTTCGAGAACAGAGAGTCacacatattttgatatttttaaccaTAGGATGCTCTGTTGTTTTAACTCCTATACTGAGTCACATCCCAATGCCAGTGCTGTTTGgagtatttttatacatgGGAGCAGCTTCCTTGAAAGGGCTTCAATTTTTCgatagaattttaataatgtttatgcCACAAAAGTATCAGCCTGACCATATGTTTTTAAGACag gtCCCAATTCGTCGCGTTCATATCTTCACTGCAATCCAGCTAACTTGTTTAGTCTGTCTTTGGGTCATAAAGTCTTTCTCGATGACGTCAATACTATTCCCACTGATGTTAGTCGTAATGATCGGGATAAGAAAATCACTAGATCTGTTTTTCACGCGAAGGGAGTTGAAAATTTTGGATGACGTGATGCCAGAGATGACAAAGAGAAACCAGGATGAATTGCGGGAACTTGGAGATGTTGAG GATGCAACCAAGACTAACCCACCAGCATATCAGGAGAATCTACAGATTCCGCTAATTAATGGGAATATAATGAATATCCCATTGGCATCGATAAATATATCAGAAGAAGTGAATAAGACAGGAATATGGAAACAAGTGAATAATAGCAACAAAAGCAAGAATAAAAATGACACGAAGGAACACAAACATAAATCGAGCaagaaaaa tatttataattccAGTAACAAGCACAAGAAACTAACAAAAACTACATTATCCGAGATCGAACGAAGACTATCGACCATGGACGAACTAGAAGAGGAGGATTCGTCAAAG AACGAACTCCTAAAGCGAAAGGAATCTTGGAGCAGCAGTAAAAGAAGTGAATCAAGAAAAAATAGTACTTCAGCAGAAACATCGGTCTAA
- the Ndae1 gene encoding sodium bicarbonate cotransporter 3 isoform X9, whose translation METRADDDEAPTDPAARKHTHHDYTEQDFEGHRAHTVFVGVHVPARRHSHRKHKHHHRNGEKEIDRPGPPIMARVRRLSVTDDGETLTPPAQRVQFILGEDVEDGALESHPLFSEMEELVKEGDELEWKETARWIKFEEDVEEGGNRWSKPHVATLSLHSLFELRSLILNGAVILDMEANSLEQVADSVLDNMVADGSLGYDCREKVKDALLRRHRHQHEKRNHNNMSRLPLIRSLADIGRNHSSCKSSTHDEGMVRSPSSISMPRNHSSGDLMNGDINHKSNTNFMRKIPPGAEASNILVGEVDFLEKTLSAFVRLKAGTIMGDLTEVPVPTRFMFVLLGPPNSNSSFHEIGRAMATLMSDEIFHEVAYRARKRDHLLAGIDEFLDAVTVLPPGEWDPAIRIEPPAAIPSQDPRKRPNDNNSKEEPDEEEEEQKQREESGLARSGKLFGGLINDLKRKKPWYWSDFKDALAIQCIASWIFLYFACLSPIITFGGLLGEATGKNMAAMESLISGFVCGMGYGFFSGQPLTILGSTGPVLVFETIVFEFCKQAGWDYMSFRFCIGTWITIILIILVAIDASAFVCYITRFTEENFATLIAFIFIYKAVENVISIGKKYPLKTRPDEVLNYECYCLPTNYSRVPEHFNWTTVDKASCQLYNGTLAGGGCDTKVYVPDVYLMSIILFLGTFIISVILKDFKNSLFFPSKIRQVISDFSVIIAILSMSFLDYKVGVKTPKLEVPSEFKPTLPTRNWIITPFNGNPFYSALVAILPALLGTILIFMDQQITAVIVNRKENKLKKGCGYHLDLFVLAILIQICSVMGLPWFVAATVLSINHVNSLKVESECAAPGEKPQFLGVREQRVTHILIFLTIGCSVVLTPILSHIPMPVLFGVFLYMGAASLKGLQFFDRILIMFMPQKYQPDHMFLRQVPIRRVHIFTAIQLTCLVCLWVIKSFSMTSILFPLMLVVMIGIRKSLDLFFTRRELKILDDVMPEMTKRNQDELRELGDVEDATKTNPPAYQENLQIPLINGNIMNIPLASINISEEVNKTGIWKQVNNSNKSKNKNDTKEHKHKSSKKNIYNSSNKHKKLTKTTLSEIERRLSTMDELEEEDSSKVNELLKRKESWSSSKRSESRKNSTSAETSV comes from the exons TGACACCACCAGCTCAACGAGTCCAATTCATATTGGGAGAAGACGTTGAAGATGGAGCACTTGAATCACATCCATTGTTCTCGGAAATGGAGGAATTGGTCAAGGAAGGCGATGAACTCGAATGGAAAGAGACTGCACGATGGATTAAATTTGAAGAAGATGTCGAAGAAGGTGGAAACCGATGGTCGAAACCACACGTTGCAACATTGTCCCTTCATTCGCTCTTCGAACTGAGAAGTCTGATTTTAAACGGAGCTGTTATATTGGATATGGAAGCGAATTCATTAGAGCAAGTTGCTGATAGTGTACTGGATAATATGGTAGCAGATGGTTCCTTAGGATATGATTGTAGAGAAAAAGTTAAAGATGCTTTGTTGAGGAGACATAGGCATCAACATGAGAAACGAAATCACAACAACATGTCCAGACTTCCTCTTATACGTTCATTGGCAGACATTGGAAGGAATCATTCATCGTgtaaaa gttCCACGCACGATGAAGGAATGGTAAGAAGTCCAAGTAGCATATCGATGCCAAGAAATCATAGCTCAGGCGATCTGATGAACGGAGATATAAACCACAAAAGTAATACAAACTTCATGAGGAAAATACCACCAGGTGCTGAAGCATCAAACATATTGGTTGGTGAAGTAGATTTCCTTGAAAAAACACTTTCAGCTTTCGTGAGATTGAAGGCTGGAACGATAATGGGAGATCTAACAGAAGTACCAGTGCCAACACgctttatgtttgttttgctCGGACCGCCTAATAGTAATTCTAGTTTTCATGAGATCGGAAGAGCGATGGCTACTCTTATGTCCGACGAAATATTCCATGAAGTAGCTTACCGCGCCAGAAAAAGAGATCATTTATTAGCAGGGATAGACGAATTTCTTGACGCCGTTACTGTTTTACCCCCTGGAGAATGGGATCCAGCCATCCGTATTGAACCACCAGCAGCAATCCCCTCACAAGATCCTCGGAAACGTCCTAATGATAACAATTCAAAAGAGGAGCCTGATGAGGAGGAAgaagaacaaaaacaaagagaAGAATCGGGATTAGCTAGGTCTGGGAAACTGTTCGGAGGTCTAATAAATGACCTCAAAAGGAAGAAACCTTGGTACTGGTCTGACTTTAAAGACGCTTTAGCTATTCAATGCATTGCGTCTTGGATTTTCCTGTATTTTGCTTGTTTGTCGCCTATTATCACCTTTGGAGGATTATTGGGTGAAGCGACAGGAAAAAATATGGCCGCTATGGAATCTTTGATCTCAGGATTTGTGTGCGGCATGGGATACGGTTTCTTTTCAGGACAACCCTTAACAATTTTAGGTTCAACAGGGCCCGTGTTGGTTTTCGaaacaattgtttttgaattttgtaagCAAGCGGGCTGGGATTACATGTCATTTAGGTTTTGCATCGGGACATGGATTACAATTATTCTCATAATACTGGTGGCGATTGATGCAAGTGCATTTGTTTGCTACATAACGAGATTTACAGAGGAGAATTTTGCAACTTTGATagcattcatatttatttataag gctgtagaaaatgtaatttctatCGGGAAAAAGTATCCACTAAAGACACGCCCTGATGAGGTTCTCAATTATGAGTGCTACTGTTTGCCGACCAATTACTCCAGAGTGCCAGAGCACTTTAATTGGACTACAGTAGATAAAGCGTCCTGTCAG TTGTATAACGGAACTTTGGCGGGAGGAGGCTGTGACACGAAAGTTTACGTACCagatgtttatttaatgtcaattatactatttttgggtacatttattatttctgttaTCTTGAAAGACTTTAAAAACTCTCTCTTCTTTCCTTCTAAG atCCGGCAAGTCATCAGTGACTTTTCTGTTATCATAGCCATTTTATCAATGTCCTTCTTGGACTATAAAGTTGGCGTCAAAACACCTAAACTGGAAGTTCCGTCGGAGTTCAAACCAACGCTTCCTACTAGAAATTGGATAATTACACCATTCAATGGCAATCCTTTCTATTCTGCTTTAGTTGCAATACTACCGGCGCTTCTTGGAACTATACTCATATTCATGGATCAGCAGATAACGGCTGTGATTGTAAATAGAAAAGAgaacaaactaaaaaaaggatgTGGATACCACTTGGATCTTTTTGTATTGGCAATTTTAATACAGATTTGTTCTGTAATGGGACTACCGTGGTTTGTTGCTGCAACTGTCCTAAGCATCAATCATGTCAATTCTCTAAAAGTTGAATCAGAATGCGCAGCGCCTGGAGAAAAGCCACAATTCTTAGGGGTTCGAGAACAGAGAGTCacacatattttgatatttttaaccaTAGGATGCTCTGTTGTTTTAACTCCTATACTGAGTCACATCCCAATGCCAGTGCTGTTTGgagtatttttatacatgGGAGCAGCTTCCTTGAAAGGGCTTCAATTTTTCgatagaattttaataatgtttatgcCACAAAAGTATCAGCCTGACCATATGTTTTTAAGACag gtCCCAATTCGTCGCGTTCATATCTTCACTGCAATCCAGCTAACTTGTTTAGTCTGTCTTTGGGTCATAAAGTCTTTCTCGATGACGTCAATACTATTCCCACTGATGTTAGTCGTAATGATCGGGATAAGAAAATCACTAGATCTGTTTTTCACGCGAAGGGAGTTGAAAATTTTGGATGACGTGATGCCAGAGATGACAAAGAGAAACCAGGATGAATTGCGGGAACTTGGAGATGTTGAG GATGCAACCAAGACTAACCCACCAGCATATCAGGAGAATCTACAGATTCCGCTAATTAATGGGAATATAATGAATATCCCATTGGCATCGATAAATATATCAGAAGAAGTGAATAAGACAGGAATATGGAAACAAGTGAATAATAGCAACAAAAGCAAGAATAAAAATGACACGAAGGAACACAAACATAAATCGAGCaagaaaaa tatttataattccAGTAACAAGCACAAGAAACTAACAAAAACTACATTATCCGAGATCGAACGAAGACTATCGACCATGGACGAACTAGAAGAGGAGGATTCGTCAAAGGTG AACGAACTCCTAAAGCGAAAGGAATCTTGGAGCAGCAGTAAAAGAAGTGAATCAAGAAAAAATAGTACTTCAGCAGAAACATCGGTCTAA
- the Ndae1 gene encoding sodium bicarbonate cotransporter 3 isoform X6 yields METRADDDEAPTDPAARKHTHHDYTEQDFEGHRAHTVFVGVHVPARRHSHRKHKHHHRNGEKEIDRPGPPIMARVRRLSVTDDGETLTPPAQRVQFILGEDVEDGALESHPLFSEMEELVKEGDELEWKETARWIKFEEDVEEGGNRWSKPHVATLSLHSLFELRSLILNGAVILDMEANSLEQVADSVLDNMVADGSLGYDCREKVKDALLRRHRHQHEKRNHNNMSRLPLIRSLADIGRNHSSCKNFQDGGSRRSSSRSSRGSTTSPHTALLEASDTRGSYLAVPGSTHDEGMVRSPSSISMPRNHSSGDLMNGDINHKSNTNFMRKIPPGAEASNILVGEVDFLEKTLSAFVRLKAGTIMGDLTEVPVPTRFMFVLLGPPNSNSSFHEIGRAMATLMSDEIFHEVAYRARKRDHLLAGIDEFLDAVTVLPPGEWDPAIRIEPPAAIPSQDPRKRPNDNNSKEEPDEEEEEQKQREESGLARSGKLFGGLINDLKRKKPWYWSDFKDALAIQCIASWIFLYFACLSPIITFGGLLGEATGKNMAAMESLISGFVCGMGYGFFSGQPLTILGSTGPVLVFETIVFEFCKQAGWDYMSFRFCIGTWITIILIILVAIDASAFVCYITRFTEENFATLIAFIFIYKAVENVISIGKKYPLKTRPDEVLNYECYCLPTNYSRVPEHFNWTTVDKASCQLYNGTLAGGGCDTKVYVPDVYLMSIILFLGTFIISVILKDFKNSLFFPSKIRQVISDFSVIIAILSMSFLDYKVGVKTPKLEVPSEFKPTLPTRNWIITPFNGNPFYSALVAILPALLGTILIFMDQQITAVIVNRKENKLKKGCGYHLDLFVLAILIQICSVMGLPWFVAATVLSINHVNSLKVESECAAPGEKPQFLGVREQRVTHILIFLTIGCSVVLTPILSHIPMPVLFGVFLYMGAASLKGLQFFDRILIMFMPQKYQPDHMFLRQVPIRRVHIFTAIQLTCLVCLWVIKSFSMTSILFPLMLVVMIGIRKSLDLFFTRRELKILDDVMPEMTKRNQDELRELGDVEDATKTNPPAYQENLQIPLINGNIMNIPLASINISEEVNKTGIWKQVNNSNKSKNKNDTKEHKHKSSKKNIYNSSNKHKKLTKTTLSEIERRLSTMDELEEEDSSKVNELLKRKESWSSSKRSESRKNSTSAETSV; encoded by the exons TGACACCACCAGCTCAACGAGTCCAATTCATATTGGGAGAAGACGTTGAAGATGGAGCACTTGAATCACATCCATTGTTCTCGGAAATGGAGGAATTGGTCAAGGAAGGCGATGAACTCGAATGGAAAGAGACTGCACGATGGATTAAATTTGAAGAAGATGTCGAAGAAGGTGGAAACCGATGGTCGAAACCACACGTTGCAACATTGTCCCTTCATTCGCTCTTCGAACTGAGAAGTCTGATTTTAAACGGAGCTGTTATATTGGATATGGAAGCGAATTCATTAGAGCAAGTTGCTGATAGTGTACTGGATAATATGGTAGCAGATGGTTCCTTAGGATATGATTGTAGAGAAAAAGTTAAAGATGCTTTGTTGAGGAGACATAGGCATCAACATGAGAAACGAAATCACAACAACATGTCCAGACTTCCTCTTATACGTTCATTGGCAGACATTGGAAGGAATCATTCATCGTgtaaaa ATTTCCAGGACGGTGGCTCTCGACGCTCCAGTTCCCGGAGTAGTCGGGGGTCTACCACGTCTCCCCACACGGCCCTTCTTGAAGCCAGCGATACCAGAGGATCATATCTAGCCGTTCCAG gttCCACGCACGATGAAGGAATGGTAAGAAGTCCAAGTAGCATATCGATGCCAAGAAATCATAGCTCAGGCGATCTGATGAACGGAGATATAAACCACAAAAGTAATACAAACTTCATGAGGAAAATACCACCAGGTGCTGAAGCATCAAACATATTGGTTGGTGAAGTAGATTTCCTTGAAAAAACACTTTCAGCTTTCGTGAGATTGAAGGCTGGAACGATAATGGGAGATCTAACAGAAGTACCAGTGCCAACACgctttatgtttgttttgctCGGACCGCCTAATAGTAATTCTAGTTTTCATGAGATCGGAAGAGCGATGGCTACTCTTATGTCCGACGAAATATTCCATGAAGTAGCTTACCGCGCCAGAAAAAGAGATCATTTATTAGCAGGGATAGACGAATTTCTTGACGCCGTTACTGTTTTACCCCCTGGAGAATGGGATCCAGCCATCCGTATTGAACCACCAGCAGCAATCCCCTCACAAGATCCTCGGAAACGTCCTAATGATAACAATTCAAAAGAGGAGCCTGATGAGGAGGAAgaagaacaaaaacaaagagaAGAATCGGGATTAGCTAGGTCTGGGAAACTGTTCGGAGGTCTAATAAATGACCTCAAAAGGAAGAAACCTTGGTACTGGTCTGACTTTAAAGACGCTTTAGCTATTCAATGCATTGCGTCTTGGATTTTCCTGTATTTTGCTTGTTTGTCGCCTATTATCACCTTTGGAGGATTATTGGGTGAAGCGACAGGAAAAAATATGGCCGCTATGGAATCTTTGATCTCAGGATTTGTGTGCGGCATGGGATACGGTTTCTTTTCAGGACAACCCTTAACAATTTTAGGTTCAACAGGGCCCGTGTTGGTTTTCGaaacaattgtttttgaattttgtaagCAAGCGGGCTGGGATTACATGTCATTTAGGTTTTGCATCGGGACATGGATTACAATTATTCTCATAATACTGGTGGCGATTGATGCAAGTGCATTTGTTTGCTACATAACGAGATTTACAGAGGAGAATTTTGCAACTTTGATagcattcatatttatttataag gctgtagaaaatgtaatttctatCGGGAAAAAGTATCCACTAAAGACACGCCCTGATGAGGTTCTCAATTATGAGTGCTACTGTTTGCCGACCAATTACTCCAGAGTGCCAGAGCACTTTAATTGGACTACAGTAGATAAAGCGTCCTGTCAG TTGTATAACGGAACTTTGGCGGGAGGAGGCTGTGACACGAAAGTTTACGTACCagatgtttatttaatgtcaattatactatttttgggtacatttattatttctgttaTCTTGAAAGACTTTAAAAACTCTCTCTTCTTTCCTTCTAAG atCCGGCAAGTCATCAGTGACTTTTCTGTTATCATAGCCATTTTATCAATGTCCTTCTTGGACTATAAAGTTGGCGTCAAAACACCTAAACTGGAAGTTCCGTCGGAGTTCAAACCAACGCTTCCTACTAGAAATTGGATAATTACACCATTCAATGGCAATCCTTTCTATTCTGCTTTAGTTGCAATACTACCGGCGCTTCTTGGAACTATACTCATATTCATGGATCAGCAGATAACGGCTGTGATTGTAAATAGAAAAGAgaacaaactaaaaaaaggatgTGGATACCACTTGGATCTTTTTGTATTGGCAATTTTAATACAGATTTGTTCTGTAATGGGACTACCGTGGTTTGTTGCTGCAACTGTCCTAAGCATCAATCATGTCAATTCTCTAAAAGTTGAATCAGAATGCGCAGCGCCTGGAGAAAAGCCACAATTCTTAGGGGTTCGAGAACAGAGAGTCacacatattttgatatttttaaccaTAGGATGCTCTGTTGTTTTAACTCCTATACTGAGTCACATCCCAATGCCAGTGCTGTTTGgagtatttttatacatgGGAGCAGCTTCCTTGAAAGGGCTTCAATTTTTCgatagaattttaataatgtttatgcCACAAAAGTATCAGCCTGACCATATGTTTTTAAGACag gtCCCAATTCGTCGCGTTCATATCTTCACTGCAATCCAGCTAACTTGTTTAGTCTGTCTTTGGGTCATAAAGTCTTTCTCGATGACGTCAATACTATTCCCACTGATGTTAGTCGTAATGATCGGGATAAGAAAATCACTAGATCTGTTTTTCACGCGAAGGGAGTTGAAAATTTTGGATGACGTGATGCCAGAGATGACAAAGAGAAACCAGGATGAATTGCGGGAACTTGGAGATGTTGAG GATGCAACCAAGACTAACCCACCAGCATATCAGGAGAATCTACAGATTCCGCTAATTAATGGGAATATAATGAATATCCCATTGGCATCGATAAATATATCAGAAGAAGTGAATAAGACAGGAATATGGAAACAAGTGAATAATAGCAACAAAAGCAAGAATAAAAATGACACGAAGGAACACAAACATAAATCGAGCaagaaaaa tatttataattccAGTAACAAGCACAAGAAACTAACAAAAACTACATTATCCGAGATCGAACGAAGACTATCGACCATGGACGAACTAGAAGAGGAGGATTCGTCAAAGGTG AACGAACTCCTAAAGCGAAAGGAATCTTGGAGCAGCAGTAAAAGAAGTGAATCAAGAAAAAATAGTACTTCAGCAGAAACATCGGTCTAA